A stretch of Corallococcus macrosporus DNA encodes these proteins:
- a CDS encoding serine/threonine-protein kinase codes for MTKPAIHRDTVSGEALLILQNLRENGRLGRSNKLADVKAALEPSVSLEFDSYFFFLRKFHYIAMDREAQLKLTEQGERVVEGDLQDRFASEVDDFFADQLLPAEDATHIGRPLDEDEPMSVPPPPPELLLDEAEVDGSSAQAQSQVGPPPVPPSRTHRVAMPALDLAQAATQMQPAAAAPIAPPQPQPASRQEGPAEGRRETFIGLPPTPAPVPQSVVVTAPVPSASQPLIITPPLSAAPAPMPPPASTPAPAAPVPNAAAAAAAKGTSDLDLRYQKFDPIGTGPLGTVFKGRYNALGLDICIKELKDIFGYFSFLQRGEVLKRLKKELCAQAQVRHPGVVQIIDQNVDSARPYFVVELMRGSLKERLEASGGKGIDVPHALRTFLQLAYGLRAAHAAGLTHHNIKPENVLFDAYGNAKLADFGMSRVVEVDATKGMPQVFVGTGGMVYMAPELMNKGTQEPGPSADVYALGILLYEMFTGQIPGRRSPLPSEVNPEAPSGLDQLFDKATQDRREQRYPDVDAMLADFYKAFPEREYLDRGSLILSSDPQE; via the coding sequence ATGACGAAGCCCGCCATCCATCGTGACACCGTCAGTGGCGAGGCGCTGCTCATCCTGCAGAATCTGCGGGAGAACGGCCGCCTGGGACGCTCGAACAAGCTGGCCGACGTGAAGGCCGCCCTCGAACCGTCCGTCTCGCTGGAGTTCGACAGCTACTTCTTCTTCCTGCGCAAGTTCCACTACATCGCCATGGACCGCGAGGCCCAGCTCAAGCTCACCGAACAGGGCGAGCGGGTGGTGGAGGGGGACCTGCAGGACCGCTTCGCGTCGGAGGTCGACGACTTCTTCGCGGATCAGCTCCTGCCGGCGGAGGACGCCACGCACATCGGCCGTCCGCTGGACGAGGACGAGCCGATGAGCGTCCCGCCGCCGCCGCCGGAGCTGCTGCTGGACGAGGCGGAGGTGGACGGCTCGTCCGCCCAGGCCCAGTCCCAGGTCGGGCCGCCGCCCGTGCCGCCGTCCCGCACGCACCGCGTGGCGATGCCCGCACTGGATCTGGCGCAGGCCGCGACCCAGATGCAGCCCGCCGCGGCCGCGCCCATCGCGCCGCCGCAGCCGCAGCCGGCCTCCCGCCAGGAAGGTCCGGCGGAAGGGCGCCGGGAGACCTTCATCGGGCTGCCGCCGACGCCCGCCCCGGTGCCCCAGTCCGTCGTGGTGACCGCGCCGGTTCCCAGCGCGTCCCAGCCGCTCATCATCACCCCTCCGCTCTCCGCCGCGCCCGCTCCGATGCCCCCTCCCGCCTCCACGCCCGCTCCCGCAGCCCCGGTCCCCAATGCCGCCGCCGCTGCCGCCGCGAAGGGCACCAGCGACCTGGACCTGCGCTACCAGAAGTTCGACCCCATCGGCACGGGGCCGCTGGGCACGGTCTTCAAGGGCCGCTACAACGCCCTGGGGCTGGACATCTGCATCAAGGAGCTGAAGGACATCTTCGGCTACTTCTCCTTCCTGCAGCGCGGTGAGGTCCTCAAGCGTCTGAAGAAGGAGCTGTGCGCGCAGGCGCAGGTGCGCCACCCGGGCGTGGTGCAGATCATCGACCAGAACGTGGACTCGGCGCGGCCCTACTTCGTGGTGGAGCTGATGCGCGGCAGCCTGAAGGAGCGGCTGGAGGCCTCCGGCGGCAAGGGCATCGACGTGCCGCACGCGCTGCGCACGTTCCTGCAGCTGGCGTACGGCCTGAGGGCCGCGCACGCCGCGGGGCTCACGCACCACAACATCAAGCCGGAGAACGTCCTCTTCGACGCGTACGGCAACGCGAAGCTCGCCGACTTCGGCATGAGCCGCGTGGTGGAGGTGGACGCGACGAAGGGCATGCCCCAGGTGTTCGTGGGCACGGGCGGCATGGTCTACATGGCGCCGGAGCTGATGAACAAGGGCACCCAGGAGCCGGGCCCCTCCGCGGACGTGTACGCGCTGGGCATCCTGCTCTACGAGATGTTCACCGGGCAGATTCCGGGCCGCCGCTCGCCGCTGCCCTCGGAGGTGAACCCGGAGGCGCCCAGCGGGTTGGATCAGCTCTTCGACAAGGCCACGCAGGACCGGCGCGAGCAGCGCTACCCGGACGTGGACGCGATGCTGGCGGACTTCTACAAGGCGTTCCCGGAGCGCGAGTACCTGGATCGCGGCTCGCTCATCCTGTCGTCGGATCCGCAGGAGTAG
- a CDS encoding NADH-quinone oxidoreductase subunit J family protein, with the protein MNIELVLFGVFAVMTLLSAGLVITARSPINSAMALVSTFFFLAGIYVLLWAHTVAVMQVLVYAGAIMVLFLFVIMLLNLGDAPHRGKPTVTRLLGGASAVGLLAVLGVTLGRMDAQPATFDAKGQAAFGTMAAIGQSIFTTWLLPFEAVSLLLLVAMVGAVVVAKSRI; encoded by the coding sequence TTGAACATCGAATTGGTCCTCTTCGGCGTCTTCGCCGTCATGACGCTGCTGTCGGCGGGGCTGGTCATCACCGCGCGGAGCCCCATCAACTCCGCCATGGCCCTGGTGTCGACGTTCTTCTTCCTGGCCGGCATCTACGTGCTGCTCTGGGCGCACACGGTCGCCGTGATGCAGGTGCTCGTGTACGCGGGCGCCATCATGGTGCTCTTCCTCTTCGTCATCATGCTGCTCAACCTGGGGGACGCGCCCCACCGCGGCAAGCCCACGGTGACGCGCCTCTTGGGCGGCGCCTCCGCGGTGGGCCTGCTGGCCGTGCTGGGCGTGACGCTGGGCCGCATGGACGCGCAGCCCGCGACGTTCGACGCGAAGGGCCAGGCGGCGTTCGGCACCATGGCGGCCATTGGCCAGTCCATCTTCACCACCTGGCTGCTGCCGTTCGAAGCGGTCAGCCTGCTCCTGCTGGTGGCCATGGTGGGCGCGGTGGTGGTGGCCAAGTCCCGCATCTGA
- the nuoF gene encoding NADH-quinone oxidoreductase subunit NuoF: protein MASTAKAVEPVISAAWGKPQSWTLDSYRSRGGYDGLKRALSMEPAAIIDEVKKSNLRGRGGAGFPTGMKWSFVPKDSPKPKYLAVNGDESEPGTFKDRYILENDPHMMLEGIAIASYALGVHTCYVYLRGEFKFQAERTQAAIDEAYKAGIFGKSLMGKEGFALDCFLVRGAGAYICGEETALLESLEGKKGWPRLKPPFPAVVGLFGSPTVVNNVETLASVPPILAKGAEWYAKLGTDKSGGTHLVCLSGSVNRPGVYEVGMHTTILELIHDDKYGQGMPKGRKVKAVIPGGSSAPVLGADELDVALEFEALKMKQTMAGSGGVIVMDDATCMVRSLWRVARFYAEESCGQCTPCREGTPWQTRLLRKIEEGRAEMSDIDMLSNVASSIAPYPPIGLGNTICALGDAAALPTHSFLMRFRDEFEAHVREHRCPYGDHPWGSFGDWS, encoded by the coding sequence ATGGCCTCTACGGCAAAGGCGGTCGAACCCGTCATCTCGGCGGCCTGGGGCAAGCCCCAGTCCTGGACCCTCGACAGCTACCGGTCGCGCGGTGGCTATGACGGGCTCAAGCGCGCGCTCTCCATGGAGCCCGCCGCCATCATCGACGAGGTGAAGAAGTCCAACCTGCGCGGTCGCGGCGGCGCGGGCTTCCCCACGGGCATGAAGTGGAGCTTCGTGCCCAAGGACAGCCCCAAGCCCAAGTACCTCGCCGTCAACGGCGACGAGTCCGAGCCGGGCACCTTCAAGGACCGCTACATCCTGGAGAACGACCCGCACATGATGCTGGAGGGCATCGCCATCGCGTCGTACGCGCTGGGCGTGCACACCTGCTACGTGTACCTGCGCGGCGAGTTCAAGTTCCAGGCGGAGCGCACCCAGGCCGCCATCGATGAGGCCTACAAGGCCGGCATCTTCGGCAAGTCGCTGATGGGCAAGGAGGGCTTCGCGCTCGACTGCTTCCTCGTCCGCGGCGCGGGCGCGTACATCTGCGGCGAGGAGACGGCGCTCCTGGAGTCCCTGGAGGGAAAGAAGGGCTGGCCCCGCCTGAAGCCCCCCTTCCCCGCGGTGGTGGGCCTGTTCGGCTCCCCCACGGTGGTGAACAACGTGGAGACGCTCGCCAGCGTGCCGCCCATCCTCGCCAAGGGCGCGGAGTGGTACGCGAAGCTGGGCACGGACAAGTCCGGCGGTACGCACCTGGTCTGCCTGTCCGGCTCCGTGAACCGCCCCGGCGTCTACGAGGTGGGGATGCACACCACCATCCTGGAGCTGATCCACGACGACAAGTACGGCCAGGGCATGCCCAAGGGCCGCAAGGTCAAGGCGGTCATCCCGGGCGGCTCCTCGGCGCCGGTGCTGGGCGCGGACGAGCTGGACGTGGCGCTGGAGTTCGAGGCGCTGAAGATGAAGCAGACGATGGCCGGCTCCGGCGGCGTCATCGTGATGGACGACGCCACCTGCATGGTGCGCAGCCTCTGGCGCGTGGCCCGCTTCTACGCGGAAGAGTCCTGCGGCCAGTGCACGCCGTGCCGCGAGGGCACGCCCTGGCAGACGCGCCTGCTGCGCAAGATCGAGGAAGGCCGCGCGGAGATGAGCGACATCGACATGCTGTCGAACGTCGCCTCCTCCATCGCGCCCTACCCGCCCATCGGCTTGGGCAACACCATCTGCGCGCTCGGTGACGCGGCGGCGCTGCCCACGCACTCCTTCCTCATGCGGTTCCGGGACGAGTTCGAGGCTCACGTTCGGGAGCACCGCTGCCCGTACGGTGACCACCCCTGGGGTTCCTTCGGAGACTGGTCTTGA
- the nuoK gene encoding NADH-quinone oxidoreductase subunit NuoK — MVPITYYLLLAAALFCMGMFGVLVRTNALVVFMCVELMLNAVNLTFLAFSRMHGEGTGHVSAFFVIAVAAAEAAIGLAIVIAVFRSRGSVNVDDIRTMKH; from the coding sequence ATGGTCCCCATCACCTACTACCTCCTGCTGGCCGCGGCCCTCTTCTGCATGGGCATGTTCGGCGTGCTGGTGCGTACCAACGCGCTGGTCGTCTTCATGTGCGTGGAGCTGATGCTCAACGCGGTCAACCTGACGTTCCTGGCCTTCTCGCGCATGCACGGCGAGGGCACCGGGCACGTGTCCGCCTTCTTCGTCATCGCCGTGGCGGCCGCGGAAGCGGCCATCGGTCTGGCCATCGTCATCGCGGTCTTCCGCAGTCGCGGCTCCGTGAACGTCGACGACATCCGGACGATGAAGCACTAA
- the kdsA gene encoding 3-deoxy-8-phosphooctulonate synthase: MSNTPSIELCGHKVGPGQRLFVIAGPDSIESEEMALRHAHLLKGITARLGVPYAFKCSYDKANRTSGKSFRGPGLKEGLRILDRIRREVGVPVLTDVHETSHVGPAAEVVDIIQIPAFLCRQTDLVEAVARSGKGVNLKKGQFVAPKDIVHSAKKAVEAGNPNILVTERGSSFGYNNLVVDMRGFAQMREAGLVVCMDATHAVQLPSSSDGKTGGERRFVSLLARSAAAAGIDALFTEVHEDPDRALCDGPCSLNPQMFEDVVRDVLSIRRALGHEAS; the protein is encoded by the coding sequence ATGAGCAACACCCCCTCCATCGAGCTGTGCGGCCACAAGGTCGGCCCCGGCCAGCGCCTCTTCGTCATCGCCGGCCCGGACAGCATCGAGTCCGAGGAGATGGCGCTGCGCCACGCCCACCTCCTCAAGGGCATCACCGCCCGGCTGGGCGTCCCGTATGCCTTCAAATGTTCCTATGACAAGGCCAACCGGACCAGCGGCAAGTCCTTCCGCGGCCCGGGTTTGAAAGAAGGTCTGAGAATCCTGGACCGCATCCGCCGGGAGGTGGGCGTGCCCGTTCTCACGGACGTCCATGAAACCAGCCACGTCGGGCCTGCCGCAGAAGTCGTGGATATCATCCAGATACCCGCCTTCCTCTGCCGCCAGACGGACCTTGTGGAGGCGGTGGCCCGCTCGGGCAAGGGGGTGAACTTGAAGAAGGGACAGTTCGTCGCCCCCAAGGACATCGTCCACTCGGCGAAGAAGGCCGTGGAGGCGGGCAACCCCAACATCCTCGTCACCGAGCGGGGCTCGTCCTTCGGCTACAACAACCTCGTCGTGGACATGCGCGGCTTCGCCCAGATGCGCGAGGCCGGCCTCGTCGTGTGCATGGACGCGACCCACGCCGTCCAGCTCCCCTCCTCCAGCGACGGCAAGACAGGCGGCGAGCGCAGGTTCGTCTCGCTGCTCGCCCGGAGCGCCGCTGCCGCCGGGATTGACGCTTTATTCACAGAAGTCCACGAAGACCCCGACCGTGCCCTGTGTGACGGTCCGTGCTCGCTCAATCCCCAGATGTTCGAGGACGTGGTACGAGATGTGCTCAGCATCCGCCGCGCGCTGGGTCACGAAGCCAGTTGA
- the serB gene encoding phosphoserine phosphatase SerB — translation MTTRPPDSVLLTVTGRDGPDTTARLTGLLAKAGAELLDVEQVVVHGLLTLALWVRVPGGEALQGLPELARELGVTVDVRAMPPASPESGPEPLRYVVTATGKALGVRDVHALTQELVAGKARVERITRLSETPLAAVELHVTLPADADPTALKRALLALSMASPTFDVALQRESLYRRGKRMVVMDMDSTLIRIEVIDELARAYGVHAKVAAITERAMHGEMDYDESLRQRVALLAGLDARVLHDLAANLPLTEGAETLIRVLRRLGYRTAVISGGFSVAAEALQKRLGIDFAYSNALEVQDGKLTGRTVGTIVNARRKAELLETLAKQEGILLEQVIAVGDGANDLLMLEKAGLGIAFRAKPKLREAADTSISAGGLDTILTLLGLTARELREVG, via the coding sequence ATGACCACGCGCCCTCCCGACAGCGTCCTCCTCACCGTCACCGGAAGGGACGGCCCCGACACCACCGCCCGCCTCACCGGCCTGCTCGCGAAAGCGGGCGCGGAGCTGCTCGACGTGGAGCAGGTGGTGGTGCACGGCCTGCTCACCCTGGCCCTCTGGGTGCGCGTGCCGGGCGGTGAGGCCCTTCAAGGACTCCCCGAGCTGGCCCGCGAGCTGGGCGTCACGGTGGACGTGCGCGCCATGCCCCCGGCCTCTCCGGAATCAGGGCCGGAGCCGCTGCGCTACGTCGTCACCGCGACGGGCAAGGCGCTGGGCGTGCGCGACGTGCACGCGCTGACGCAGGAGCTGGTGGCGGGGAAGGCGCGCGTGGAGCGCATCACCCGGCTGAGCGAGACGCCGCTCGCGGCAGTGGAGCTGCATGTCACGCTGCCCGCGGACGCGGACCCCACTGCGCTCAAGCGCGCGCTCCTGGCGCTGTCCATGGCGAGCCCCACGTTCGACGTGGCCCTCCAGCGCGAGAGCCTCTACCGGCGCGGCAAGCGCATGGTGGTGATGGACATGGACTCCACGCTCATCCGCATCGAGGTCATCGACGAGCTGGCGCGGGCGTACGGCGTCCACGCGAAGGTGGCCGCCATCACCGAGCGCGCGATGCACGGGGAGATGGACTACGACGAGTCCCTGCGCCAGCGCGTGGCGCTGCTGGCCGGGCTGGACGCGCGCGTGCTGCACGACCTGGCCGCGAACCTGCCGCTCACCGAAGGGGCGGAGACGCTCATCCGCGTGCTCCGGCGCCTGGGCTACCGCACCGCGGTCATCAGCGGCGGCTTCTCCGTGGCGGCGGAGGCGCTGCAGAAGCGGCTGGGCATCGACTTCGCGTACTCCAACGCGCTGGAGGTGCAGGACGGGAAGCTCACCGGGAGGACCGTGGGCACCATCGTCAACGCGCGCCGCAAGGCGGAGCTGCTGGAGACGCTGGCGAAGCAGGAGGGCATCCTGCTGGAGCAGGTCATCGCCGTGGGCGACGGGGCCAATGACCTGCTGATGCTGGAGAAGGCGGGCCTGGGCATCGCCTTCCGCGCCAAGCCGAAGCTGCGCGAGGCCGCTGACACGTCCATCTCCGCCGGCGGGCTGGACACCATCCTCACGCTGCTGGGGCTCACCGCGCGCGAGCTGCGCGAGGTGGGCTGA
- a CDS encoding KdsC family phosphatase, with protein sequence MQTEAPSKPGKEELTSRASRVRLLVFDVDGVLTDGALYYGDNGEVMKRFNVKDGHALVMARLVGLPAAILTARTSRIVEARGRELGLAAIFQGRKEKGPALQELLAQLQIPANQCAYMGDDLNDLDPMSLSGLSACPADAVPEVRQEADFVTQNVGGHGAARELVELCLRASGRWDDAVGLMRSTGKRSTS encoded by the coding sequence ATGCAGACGGAAGCGCCTTCCAAGCCGGGCAAGGAAGAGCTGACGTCCCGTGCGTCGCGAGTGCGATTGCTCGTGTTCGACGTGGATGGCGTCCTCACCGACGGCGCGCTGTACTACGGCGACAACGGCGAGGTGATGAAGCGCTTCAACGTGAAGGACGGCCATGCGCTCGTCATGGCCCGGCTGGTGGGCCTGCCCGCCGCCATCCTCACCGCGCGCACCTCCCGCATCGTCGAAGCGCGGGGCCGGGAATTGGGTCTCGCCGCCATCTTCCAGGGCCGCAAGGAGAAGGGTCCCGCTCTCCAGGAATTGCTCGCCCAACTCCAGATACCCGCGAATCAGTGCGCGTATATGGGAGACGACCTCAACGACCTGGACCCCATGTCGCTCTCCGGGCTTTCCGCCTGTCCCGCGGATGCCGTTCCAGAGGTGCGCCAGGAAGCGGACTTCGTTACGCAGAACGTGGGCGGTCACGGAGCCGCCCGTGAGCTGGTCGAGCTGTGCCTCCGTGCCAGTGGCCGTTGGGACGACGCCGTGGGTCTGATGCGAAGCACAGGTAAACGCAGCACGTCGTAG
- a CDS encoding general secretion pathway protein GspE, with amino-acid sequence MAPPSRNRIADILVKARVIDELQLRSALASLDQWGGRVSRVVADLGLASEETITQAICQGLGMPRVQLGNLTKDAAALARVDVGLAEQKGIFPVQLKDNGKTLVLAMSDPTDLATLDQVAARSRARVVPMVAGDREIEHAILRHYRGQEPVEKKRFKPDTNKQQDAGELPEEEEFKVVDMSGKTVVKRISDIVDPNAAPAAAAPAPAARAAAAPAAAAAAGSSASDILDEILAGGSPTSEWTEEDLARLQTVQQNQEKSSKILRALLELVFEKGAVQQRELAARMRV; translated from the coding sequence ATGGCTCCCCCTTCCCGGAATCGCATCGCGGACATCCTCGTCAAGGCGCGCGTCATCGACGAGTTGCAGCTACGCAGCGCGCTCGCGTCGCTGGACCAGTGGGGCGGTCGCGTGTCGCGCGTCGTCGCGGACCTGGGCCTGGCCTCCGAGGAGACCATCACCCAGGCCATCTGCCAGGGATTGGGAATGCCCCGCGTGCAGCTGGGCAACCTGACGAAGGACGCGGCGGCGCTCGCGCGCGTGGACGTGGGGCTCGCCGAGCAGAAGGGCATCTTCCCCGTGCAGCTCAAGGACAACGGGAAGACGCTGGTGCTGGCCATGTCCGACCCCACGGACCTGGCCACGTTGGATCAGGTCGCCGCGCGCAGCCGCGCCCGCGTGGTGCCCATGGTGGCGGGCGACCGTGAAATCGAGCACGCCATCCTGCGCCACTACCGCGGCCAGGAGCCGGTGGAGAAGAAGCGCTTCAAGCCCGACACGAACAAGCAGCAGGACGCGGGCGAGCTCCCGGAGGAGGAGGAGTTCAAGGTCGTCGACATGAGCGGCAAGACGGTCGTCAAACGCATCAGCGACATCGTCGACCCGAACGCCGCGCCGGCCGCCGCCGCGCCCGCCCCTGCTGCGCGCGCGGCCGCCGCGCCCGCCGCCGCTGCCGCCGCGGGCTCCAGCGCCTCGGACATCCTGGATGAAATCCTCGCGGGCGGCTCGCCCACGTCCGAGTGGACCGAGGAGGACCTGGCCCGGCTGCAGACGGTGCAGCAGAACCAGGAGAAGAGCTCGAAGATCCTGCGCGCCCTGCTGGAGCTCGTCTTCGAGAAGGGCGCCGTCCAGCAGCGCGAGCTGGCCGCGCGAATGCGCGTCTGA
- a CDS encoding TIGR02266 family protein yields the protein MSLDPADQRQHPRVPTILRVDYAHGRPLRDVTENLSAGGFFVQTEQLFAVGDELRLALSFPGLLDPVEVAGIVAWVRLAAPDQPGGVGIRVESEQDRRRLGDILSAAGPNDSAVTPSEQDGYRVLIVEDNPHIIEMYSYVLKKLASNDLHGKVPLEVHFAPDGHHALLRLREDRFSLVMLDLYMPVMDGFALVERIREEEELKGIPVIAISAGGKEAQERAMQLGVDIYLRKPVRFVEVLETVKQLLRIR from the coding sequence ATGAGCTTGGACCCTGCGGACCAGCGGCAGCACCCTCGTGTCCCCACCATCCTCCGGGTGGACTACGCCCATGGCCGGCCGCTGCGGGACGTGACGGAAAACCTCTCCGCCGGGGGCTTCTTCGTCCAGACCGAGCAGCTCTTCGCGGTGGGGGACGAGCTTCGGCTTGCACTTTCTTTCCCGGGACTGCTGGATCCGGTAGAAGTCGCCGGAATCGTGGCGTGGGTGCGCCTGGCGGCTCCCGATCAGCCGGGAGGCGTGGGCATCCGTGTGGAGAGCGAGCAGGACCGGCGGCGACTGGGTGACATCTTGAGTGCGGCGGGACCCAACGACAGCGCGGTGACCCCTTCGGAGCAGGACGGGTACCGTGTGCTCATCGTCGAGGACAACCCCCACATCATCGAGATGTACAGCTACGTGCTGAAGAAGCTGGCGAGCAACGACCTGCACGGCAAGGTGCCGCTGGAGGTCCACTTCGCGCCGGACGGGCACCACGCCCTGCTGCGGCTGCGCGAGGACCGCTTCAGCCTGGTGATGCTGGACCTCTACATGCCGGTGATGGACGGCTTCGCCCTGGTGGAGCGCATCCGGGAGGAAGAGGAGCTCAAGGGCATCCCGGTCATCGCCATCTCCGCGGGCGGCAAGGAGGCCCAGGAGCGGGCGATGCAGCTGGGGGTGGACATCTACCTGCGCAAGCCCGTGCGGTTCGTGGAAGTCCTGGAGACGGTGAAGCAGCTGCTTCGCATCCGGTAG
- the nuoE gene encoding complex I 24 kDa subunit family protein: MAEPLFTPEEQKKFDAGIAEILSHYPSDRKSAGMLPALRLLQDLKGWLPPEGLRLVAKNLEVTPERAYEVASFYVMYHLKKPGKYVIDVCTNLSCSLWGAEKMLAYLEQKLGLTAGETNDKFTLRETECLASCGTAPCLQINEDHHERLTQAKLDAILARLS; this comes from the coding sequence ATGGCGGAGCCCCTGTTCACTCCTGAAGAGCAGAAGAAGTTCGACGCGGGGATCGCGGAAATCCTCTCGCACTACCCCTCTGATCGCAAAAGCGCCGGCATGCTTCCCGCGCTGCGCCTGCTGCAGGACCTCAAGGGGTGGTTGCCTCCTGAAGGTCTTCGGCTGGTGGCGAAGAATCTGGAGGTCACGCCGGAGCGCGCCTACGAGGTCGCCAGCTTCTACGTGATGTACCACCTCAAGAAGCCGGGCAAGTACGTCATCGACGTCTGCACGAACCTGTCCTGTTCCCTCTGGGGCGCGGAGAAGATGCTCGCGTACCTGGAGCAGAAGCTGGGCCTGACCGCCGGGGAGACGAACGACAAGTTCACCCTGCGCGAGACCGAGTGCCTGGCGTCCTGCGGGACGGCGCCCTGCCTGCAGATCAACGAGGATCACCACGAGCGCCTGACCCAGGCGAAGCTGGACGCCATCCTGGCCCGGCTGTCGTGA
- a CDS encoding Hsp20/alpha crystallin family protein, whose product MLNARYPFNNAAITHPLLRDFDFLFRELGVRNDAERTVTPAADILEAESGITLRVDLPGHDAKSIQVKVEDGVLTVRSERKAEDVPEGSTLRRQERASGVYARQFRLPDTVDATRVEARYDNGVLTLTLPRREETKPRVVEVKVQG is encoded by the coding sequence ATGCTGAACGCCCGCTATCCCTTCAACAACGCCGCCATCACCCACCCGCTGCTGCGCGACTTCGACTTCCTGTTCCGCGAGCTGGGCGTGCGCAACGACGCCGAGCGCACCGTCACGCCCGCGGCGGACATCCTGGAGGCCGAGTCCGGCATCACGCTGCGCGTGGACCTGCCCGGCCACGACGCCAAGTCCATCCAGGTGAAGGTGGAGGACGGCGTGCTGACCGTGCGCTCCGAGCGCAAGGCGGAAGACGTTCCGGAAGGCAGCACCCTGCGCCGCCAGGAGCGCGCCTCGGGCGTCTACGCGCGCCAGTTCCGCCTGCCTGACACGGTGGATGCCACCCGCGTGGAGGCCCGCTACGACAATGGCGTGCTCACCCTCACCCTGCCGCGCCGCGAGGAGACCAAGCCCCGCGTCGTCGAGGTGAAGGTCCAGGGTTGA
- a CDS encoding CPXCG motif-containing cysteine-rich protein — translation MQPFADAATQLCPYCGEEVEVDVDSLGASTESYVEDCPVCCRPWQVRVTRDDDGASVMLGRDDD, via the coding sequence ATGCAGCCCTTCGCGGACGCCGCCACCCAGCTGTGCCCCTACTGCGGTGAGGAGGTCGAAGTCGACGTCGACTCGCTGGGCGCTTCCACCGAGTCCTACGTGGAGGACTGCCCCGTCTGCTGCCGCCCCTGGCAGGTGCGCGTCACCCGGGACGACGACGGCGCCAGTGTCATGCTGGGCCGCGACGACGACTGA
- a CDS encoding response regulator, whose product MASGTMQSEGSTAMTDQLYTTHDISRLLQVDPSTVSKWIDRGILMAFRTPGGHRRVRSTDLRTFLVTHQMPVPEELGSSTVRLLVVDDERPVLDAIKRAFKPHANQVELQTTTSGVEALLLVSEQKPHGMIIDLNMPDIDGIEVCKRIRARKQMEGVRLITMTSNHTPDVVEQSKQAGAVACLAKPLDVTQVMELFRVPLALNTSAARK is encoded by the coding sequence ATGGCTAGTGGAACGATGCAGTCCGAGGGGAGTACGGCGATGACGGACCAGCTCTACACGACGCACGACATCAGTCGGTTGCTTCAGGTGGACCCGTCGACGGTGAGCAAGTGGATCGACCGCGGCATCCTGATGGCCTTCCGGACTCCGGGTGGCCACCGCCGCGTGCGTTCGACCGACCTGCGCACCTTCCTGGTCACCCACCAGATGCCCGTGCCCGAGGAGCTGGGCAGCAGCACGGTGCGCCTGCTGGTCGTGGACGACGAGCGGCCGGTGCTGGACGCCATCAAGCGCGCCTTCAAGCCGCACGCGAACCAGGTGGAGCTCCAGACGACGACGAGCGGCGTGGAGGCCCTGCTGCTCGTCTCCGAGCAGAAGCCGCACGGGATGATCATCGACCTCAACATGCCGGACATCGACGGCATCGAGGTCTGCAAGCGCATCCGCGCGCGCAAGCAGATGGAGGGCGTGCGCCTCATCACCATGACGAGCAATCACACGCCCGACGTGGTGGAGCAGTCCAAGCAGGCCGGCGCGGTGGCGTGTCTGGCCAAGCCGCTGGACGTGACGCAGGTGATGGAGCTGTTCCGGGTTCCGCTGGCGCTCAACACCAGCGCTGCTCGCAAGTAA